The genomic interval AAGCAAGAAAAATAGATATACCAGACCCTGTTTATGCTGCTGTAATTGCCGAGCTTGCAGGAGCGGATGGAATAACTGTGCACTTAAGGGGAGATAGAAGACACATTAAAGAGAGAGATGTTGAATTGCTCTCAAAATTCATTAAAACAAGGCTGAACATTGAAATGGCAACCACCACTGAAATGTTTGAAATTGCCTGCAAAATCAAACCTTATAGCGTAACATTGGTACCTGAAAAAAAGGAAGAAGTAACAACTGAAGGAGGCCTTGATGTAATCCTTCACCAGTCTGTTTTAAAAACCCTTATTCCTGAATATAAATCACATAACATAAAGATTTCTATTTTTGTTGACCCAGATAATGAACAGATTAAAAGGTGTATAAAACTAAATGCAGATATAATTGAAATTAATACAGGTAAATATGCAGAAACTGAAGACGAAAGGGAAAGAGAATTAGAACTTGAGAAAATCAAAAATGCAGCAAGGTTTGCAGCAAAATCAGGATTGAAGGTTGCAGCAGGCCACGGGTTAAACTATAGAAATGTAAAACCAATCGCACAAATTCCTGAAATTGAAGAGTTAAATATAGGGCATGCAATTATAGCGAGAGCAATATTTGTAGGGCTTGATAAAGCTGTAAGAGAGATGAAGGAATTGATTAAAAAGGAGAAGTAAATGAGAAAAACGATTTTAGTTGTATTAACTCTACTGTTTGTAAATGCTATTTTTGCAGAAACAATATGCATAAAAGTAGATAACCCCTCACCTGCACTTTTTAAAAGCATTGCAAATGAATTAAAAGATTACTCTCAGAAATTATACAGGGTCGAGACCTTTAATATTGATAAAGCAACAAAAACAATCAAAGGGGAGAGATTATTTAAAGTTAAAAAAAGAAACAAAAAAAAGTTGTTGATAGGCACTCCAGTTGATGATTTCAGGAAAAAGCCTAAGTGGAAAAAAGAAAAAATTGAAATCACCGCAAAAATTGAAAAAAATGAAATATGCATCTCCGTTGATTTAACTGCTTATAATAAAAGAACGAGAAAATGGCACAAACTGAGAAGTGATAATTTACTTGAAGAACACATGGCATCATATATCCTTTCTAAAACATTAAAGGGAGAGACATTGTGGAGCATAGGAAATATCACTGTAGATGAGAATGGGATATCCAAAAAGATTTTAAATTTAACAAAATTCAAGGTTGATAGCGTAGATATATCAGTAGACCCATCAACTGGAATAAAAAGTGTCAATTTTAACCTATTAAAAGGAAATAACCTTGTTGTTTACAAAGTGTTAATGATTGGGGATATTCAAGATGTAAACTCTGCACTTAGCTTTTTTAAATCTCATTTCCTTGCCTATAATCCTATATCAAAAACCCCAAAAGTATACGATTATTACTGGGAATATGCAAAACATGGAGAGATTATGGACGGGATGCATAAATTACAGCTAATCACTGCATTGGGATACCCTGATAAAATTGTTAAAAAAAATAAAAATACCCAAATTTTTGTTTATAATTTTGACGGAAAAACATATAATTATACTCTTATAAAAAATGAATTGTCTCTTGGAGATTAATTTAAGATGAAAAAAATAAATTTTTTCTTGACAGTAAAGGAGTTTGCTAATAATATTAACCCGTAATTACATGTTTAAATCTCACAAGGAAACTTGTGAAATAATGAAGGAGGCTTTTATGAACAAAACTGATTTAGTAAATGCTGTTGCCGAGAAAACTGGTCTCTCAAAAGTCAAAGCTGCTGAAGCTGTTGATGGTGTTATCAGTGCTATTGGCGATACTTTGAAAAATGGGGACAAAGTATCTCTCGTTGGTTTTGGAACTTTTGAAGTTGTTGAAAGAGCAGCAAGAAAGGGAAGAAACCCTCAGACTGGAAAAGAAATTACCATCCCAGCTAAAAAGGTTGTTAGATTTAAACCTGGCAAAAAGCTTAAAGACCTTGTAAACTAAATTGAAGGGTTTGAGAAAATAAAAAGGGGGCTATAAAAGCCCCCTTTTTTTATATGAAAAAATAAAAAGACTAAAATAGCCCGGGGAATCCTAATCCACCTAATCCCTTCATTGATGATTCAACCTCTTCATCAACCTTTCTATAACCCTCTGATAAAGCTGCAACAATCAAATCTTCAAGCATCTCTTTGTCTTCAATAATTGAATCATCCTCAATCTTTAAAGACAATACCTCTTTATGCCCGTTCAACACAACCTTAACAGCACCACCTCCACTTGTTGCCTCTACCCTCAACTCTTCAAGTTTCTTCTGCAACATCTGTTGCATTTTTTTTGCCTGTTTCATTAAAAAATTAATATCTGCCATAATTCCTCCATTTATTTAATTATTCTTTCAATCCTTCCCTCAAACTCCTCCAATATTTTCTTTACAAGAGGATGATTTGCAATTTTTTCACTTTCTGACACGGGGTTATTGTTCCCCCCTGATATCTCAAGATTCAACTTTATCCTTTTTTGAAATTTAATATGAGCATTTCCCTCAATTGATTTAAAAACCTTGTTTTCTATTAACTCTTTCACTGAATTTGGCAAAGGGTGAAGGTTAACGGTTATTATATCTCCCTCTAAATCAAGTTTAGCTTTTCTTAAAATAGGGGCTATTTCTTCAAAATCTTCGAAACTCTTTCTTACAAAATTTAAAATATCATCACCTTTATCTGAATGATTTTCTTTCAATTGGTTTTCATCTAAATTTAAATTTTGCAATTTTTCACTTTCAGTTTTTGTAGTGGTTTTATTTATTAGTTTTTTTTTTGAAATCAACTCTGAAATTGGCATAACCTTTGAAGCAAAAACCATTTTAAACAGCAATAGTTCTACTGCTATACGAGGATTAAAGGATTCCCTTACAAACCTTTCATTTTGAAGGATAACATTAAGATATCTAATTACATCCTCAACTGAAAATTTTTTCTCCTTTAATTCTTCAGGGAAAAAGTCTTTGTCATTATTAACAATAGCATGTAAAAGGTTGTTAAAAAATTCTCCAAGCCTTAAAACAAACTTAACAAAATCTGTATTTCTCTCCTCTAATTTATCAAGAATGTCAACAATAGACTTTCTATCATCGTTTACAATTGCTTTAAATATTTTGAAAAATACTGTTGAATCAGGAACCCCAAGAACAATTGAAACATCTTCCTCCGTTATCTTTCCACCTGAAAAAGAAACAATCTGGTCAAGAAGGCTTTGAGCATCTCTCATACTTCCTTCTGAGGCGTCTACAATCAACTTTAAAGCACTTTCTTCAATGTCAATACCCTCTTTGTCGCAAATATCCTTTAAATGCCTGATAATTTGAACAGGGGGGATTTTCTTAAACTCAAAAATCTGACACCTTGAACGGATTGTTGCTGGGATCTTATGAGGTTCAGTTGTTGCAAGTATAAAAACCACATAGGAAGGCGGCTCTTCAATTGTTTTTAAAAGAGCGTTAAAAGCATGAGTTGAAAGCATGTGAACTTCATCAATTATAAAAACCCTGTACCTATCTCTAATAGGCGGGTATTGAACAATCTCTTTTAAATTCCTTATATCATCCACCCCTTTGTTTGACGCTGCATCTATCTCCATTACATCAATATCTCTTCCCTCTGCAATCTCTTTGCAGGCATCACATTCAAGGCAGGGTTCAACAGTTGGACCGTTTTTGCAATTCAAAGCCTTAGCATAAATCCTTGCAGTTGAGGTTTTCCCCGTTCCCCTTAAACCTGAAAAAATAAGTGAGTGGTGGATTCTTCCTTCAGCAATGGAGTTTTTCAGCGTTTGAATTACCGCTTCCTGGCCTATAACTTCATCAAAGGTGGCAGGTCTCCATTTCCTTGCAATAACGCTGTAACTCATATTCATCCTTTTATGAAATACTTTGCGGGAGTCTGGTTACCTGCGGCACACGGCAAATATCCTTAGTGCTGCTCCCGTCAGGGCCTGACACGGTTCGGATACCGCCGTTGCACAGGACCAGACCCCCGTAAAGTATTCCGTATAAAAATGGCGGAGAGGGCGGGATTCGAACCCGCGGTACCTTGCGGTACACACGATTTCCAGTCGTGCACCTTCGTCCACTCGGTCACCTCTCCTTAAAGTTTACAAAGAACAATCAAGCAGTAAAAAAGATACCATAAAATGAACAATTAGTAAACGGTAATTTACTCTCCGTAAAACTTATTTTCTTTAATTATTTCAAGTAAATTCTTGTACACACTTACCTCGTCGGTCTCCATTTTGTTTAAGAACTCTCTCACATCCTGCCTTACCCTGTTTTTTAACTCACACTTTATTTCAATATCCTTTAAAACCATTAAATTTGCATACCTTAAAATATCCTTTTTAAAAACAAAGGCAAAAGGCCTTACAACAAAGAATTTCCCGTTAAAGTAATTGCGACACAAAGGCATTGATTCCAACCTTTTATGATACAAAGCATTCCAGATAAAATTTTCTGCATAATCGTTTGCAATATGGCCAAAGGCAACAAATTTTATCCCTCTTCCCTCACAAAACTTAAAAACCTCTATCTTTCTCAACCTTGCACACAAACTGCAATTAAAGTTATCAAAGTCTTTTCTTTCAGGAAAAATATTTATAACATCGTCAAACCTAACCGGCTTTAAATCACCCTTCCCTAAAACAACATTCACCCCGTAAACCCTTCCTTCAAATTTTCTCAACTTATAGTATTCCTTCAAAAATGTATAGAGGGACAGGCTATCAAGCCCACCAGACACCCCGACAACAACATCCTTGCCTAAAAACCCGCACACCTTATCAACTTCAAGAATTGAATAAACAAACTTCTTAAAAATCCTCTTGTAAATACTTTGATTTTTTACATTCTCCATATCGCTAAAATTATAACCTATCTTAAACAAGAAAAAAATGTAATAAATAGAGTATAATTATAAAGACTAAAAAAAGGAGAGTGATATGGCAAATTCAAATAGATTAAAAGAAATTTTAAGAAGAATAAACGGAAGAGGATACAAGGCTTACAAAGACATTAAAGGAATTTATGAATTTACAAACTTTACCCTTGAGATAACCCATGTACAGGGAGACCCCTTTGCGTCCCCTTCAAGCCTGATTGCAACTATAAAATTAAACAACACCCAGTTAACAGAAGATACCTATAAAACAAAGGAAAGAAGAATAGCAACCTGCGATTTTTTAACAAGGTTGTTTGATAAAAACTGCAAAAGGTTAAGCAGGGGCTTGAGGGGCACAGGAAACAGCGGAATAATATCAATCCAAAAGTGCGGTCAGGAAATATTAGAAAGAAGTTCCGCTGTAATAGATACTGAAAATAAAGCCCTTGAATTCAGGTTTTACGCAGGCCTACCTGCAAGGGGGAGAAGTGTTTTAGGAAAGATTGCTGAGGAAATGTTTTTTAAAGAGATTGTTGACATTGTTTACTATTCCACACATTTTGACGACACAACTTACAACAATCTGCTAAAGCATATAAAAGTGTATGGGGATTACTGCTTTATTAAAAAATCATTAAAAGAAAAAAGACTTGTTGCATTTATCCCAAACGGAAGCATTTTGCCAAGGAGAAGCGGTATTGACGAGAGACCGCCTGAATTAAACAAGACAACTATCATTCCCTTTAAATCACCTGAAAGCCTTTTGGTTGAGTTTGATTTGCCTAACTATGGAAAGATACACGGTATGGGAATACCTGAGGGAGTAACCGTTATTACAGGCGGGGGATTTCACGGGAAATCAACCCTTTTAAAGGCAATTGAAAGGGGGATTTACGGGCACATCCCCGAGGATGGAAGAGAACTTGTTGCAACAGTTGAAAATGCTGTAAAAATAAGGGCAGAAGACGGCAGAAACATTGAAGGTGTTGACATTTCATTTTTTATAAAAGACCTTCCATTTAAAAAGGATACAAAAAACTTTTCAACAGAAAATGCAAGCGGTTCAACATCAATGGCGGCAAATATTGTTGAGGCTATTGAGTGTGGGGCAGAACTCTTTTTAATTGACGAAGACACATCAGCAACAAACTTTTTAATCAGGGATGAAAAAATAAGGGAAATAGTAAAAAAAGAGCCAATTACCCCCTATATTGATGTTGCAAAATCCCTTTACAAAGATTACGGTATCTCAACAATCATTATTACAGGGGGAAGCGGAGATTACTTTGATGTTGCCGACAGAGTAATTTTAATGGATGAATATTTGCCATACGATGTTACAGACAATGCTGTAAAACACAGAAATAGGTTTAACAAAAAAGCAAATATTGAGATAAAAAAAAGGGTTATTACCCTTCCCTCCCCCCAAAAGGGGAAAAGGGAAAAGATTGCTTCAAAGGGGAAAAACTCAATTCAATTCGGGAAAAGCAGTATAGATTTAAACCTTGTTGAACAGATTGCCGAAGCAAACCAGACTGAATTTATTGGCCTTGTATTAAGGTTTCTTTATATGGATAAAACAGAAAATCCAACAGTTGACAAAATTGAACACATTTTAAGCAAAATAGAAAAAGACGGCTTTGTTAAATACAAAAGCGGGAATTTAGCACTTGCAAGAAAATACGAAATAATGGCTGCAATCAATAGATTAAGGGGAATAAGAATCTCAAAATAAAAAAAGGGGCTTTTGCCCCTTTTTTACAATCTTCTCTATTTTTTCCCCTCAAATTTTTTTAATGTTTTTTCCATATCCTTTAAATATGCCTGCTTTCTCATTTCCTTTATATTCTTTGCCTTTTTAAGCAAATCAATTGCCTGTTTTTCAGTTTCAATAGCCTTGTTTCTTTCACCTTTTAAAAAATACAAATTGGCAAGAGTATCAAGGTAAAGGGGATGGTTATCATAAGAGATTGCCTTCTGACAAAGGGATATTAAGTAATCGTCTGAATACTTTGCCTCCACAAAATTCCAGCACATATTATTTATAAAATCTGCAATAGTATTCTTTTTCATCTTTTTTACAAGGCTTAATTTATTTAACACAAAATCTATAAAATGTTTTGAATCATCTATTCTATTTTCTTTCAAAAGAAAACTAATTACCAATTTTGAATAAACTTTTACTTCCAGATAGCTTCTTTCTCCATAGACAATTTTTTTGTAGGCTAAATCACACTCTTTTAATCTTTGCTTAAAAAAAGTTAAACACTCATTCTCAATACAACCTATTTGTTGACAATAATAAATTATAATCGGGCCAATCAAAGACTGTTTTGTTTTAAACATCTTTTTTATTCTGGAATCAAAATCAATAAGCTTTATCCCTATTTCTTTTACATCTTCAATTTTTTTCTCGTTTTTAGCCAACAATCCCAATTTACAGTATATAAAAGCAACAGAATTAATTTGATGACTACATTCAACTTTGGATAAATCTTTTGGTACAACATTTTCTAATCTTTCTAAAGTCTCAAAAACCCTTTTCTTTTCACCATTTGCATAAAGAATTTTTAAAGCATTGGCAAGTTGATTGGGATATTTTTCCAGCAATATTTTTAATGAAAAATCGGAAAAAAGTTTATCCGCATTATCAACTTTACCTTTGTATTGGTTAGACAAATCAAATAAATCAATAAGAACAAGATTCTCATATCTATCGGGAAGTGTTTCAGCAAATGATTTAATCTCTCTATAAAAAGTCATTATTTCTTGTTTATTTTTAGTATTCTTTCTATAACGATTTTTAAGTGCTGAAATAAAACTTAGCAATGCTTTGGTTTTCAATTTCAGATTTTTGGTATCTAAATTTTTAAAAATCTCATTAAAAACCTTAACAGATAAATCTAAATCCGAAACCCTTAAAGAATTGGCAAAATAATAAGCATCTTCAAAACTAACCCTATTGTTTTTTACAAGGTTTAAAATATTATCTTTTGAAATAAAAACCCCAGCCTTTGAGAGCCAGGATTTATAAAAATCAATATCTAACTGCACTCCCAAGGTGGAAATTATTCTTTTGCCATTTGAATCAAAGACTATTAAAGTTGGAACTTTTGTTACCTTATACTTTTCAAATAACTCTTTACCTAAATCTGTCGTTTCTTCAACATAAACAGGGATTAGGTCTTTTAAAACAAATTTAAAATCATCTCTCATAAAAACCTTATACTTTAATAATTCGCAGCCTCCACACATTTTACTTGCAAAAACAACAAAAAGCTTTCTATTTTCCTTCTTTGCTTTTTCTAAAGCTTTGTCAAAGCTTTGTTCTGTAAACCATTTTAGATTTCCCATCTCCTTAAATTCTGACACTTTTTTGTTTTGCGGCAATTTAGTTTTAACAGATTCTTTTTTACCGCAGGACACAAAAATAAAACTCATTATCAGAAACAAAACAAAAAACTTTTTCATAAACAACTCCTTACTAATCGGCTTTATACAAAAAAATTGTAAAATACGAACTTTAAAAATTAAAGTTAAAAAATTAAAAAAATTACATAAATAAATCAATTGTTAATTGTTAAAGTGCAAAGGTAAGGATTTTTTCTATATTTTCTTTTGAGTACTTATCTGTATCCATTGCCCAGAATTGCATTACTTCATAGGCTTTTTCTGCAATTTTTTCAATATCATTCTCTTTTATCCCTATTTCACCTAAACTAACAGGTGCACCGATTGATTTTAGCCAGTTTTTGAATGCTTCTATTGTATGATCAGGTTTATGATTTTCAAGTTTAAACAGGTTTTGCCCAAACCTTTTTAACAACTCTTCTTTTTCTTCTTTAACAAACCTCATCCATGCAGGCATTACAACTGCAAGCCCTGCACCGTGGGCAACATCAGGGAATAATCCGCTTATTGCGTGCTCTATTGCATGGTTTGGAAATTCACTTCTTCCAAGACCTGTTCTAATCAATCCATTAAATGCAACAGTTACAGACCACATATGATTTGCCCTGAAATTGTAATTATTTGGCTCATTTAAAATATTCTCGCAATTTTCCTTTAAAGATTTCAATACCCCATCTGCAACATTCAAAGAAAGGATATTGTATTCAGCAGTATGGTTAAAGTATGGCTCAACTATGTGGGAAATGGCATCAACAGTGCCGTAAACTATCTGCTCTTCAGGCAAGGTCATTGTGTAATTGGGATTTAGAAAAGATGCCTTTGGATATAAAACCTCTGCACCTGTTGAGAGTTTAAGGCCGTTTTCTTCGTTTGTGATTACTGATCCCATATTCATTTCAGATGCAGTCGCAGGCAAAGTTAAAACAGTAATTAAAGGCAATGCCTTTTCAGGAGTTTTCTCACCTGTATAAAAATTCCAGACATCAAAATCAACAACTGCACCAGCGGCAATTGCCTTTGATTCGTCAATAACACTTCCACCCCCTGCTGCAATTATAAAATCAACCTTTTCTTTTTTTGCCAACTCAATACCCTCTTTTGTATGGGAAAGCACAGGGTTTGGCCTTACGCCTGAAAATTCAACAAACTCTATCTCTGCTTTTTCAAGAGAGTTAACTATATCGTGGTATGCACCATTCTTTTTTATAGAGCCTTTGCCGTAAACAAGTAAAGCCTTTTTACCGTGTTTTTTAGCCTCATTTCCAAAGTATTTCATACATTTTTTACCAAAGTATACTTTAACAGGGTTAAAAAAAATAAAATCTCTCATAATCCCCCCTTAAACAGGCTTTTTTATAAGTCCTATCCCTTTTTTACCGTCTATTTTTGTAATAAAAGGCAAATCTGAAGAATAAACATCGAGGTATTTAGTTTTATTTAAAATATTCAATTTCTTTATAAAATCCCAGTCTAACCTCTGCTCTTTGTTCAAATGGTCAATGTAAAAGTACGCTATTTTTGAAGCAAGCATTTTCTGGAAAAAGTGATTTCCCTTTGAAGGTTCAACCCTGAAATCCTCTTTTGTGTATTCAACAATAACCTGTGCATTTGATATATCATTAAAATTAACAGGAATACCGTTTAGTGGATTGCTTGAGCCTAACCTTCCTGGAACAATTAAAATATAGTGTTCTCTATTTTCTTTAAATTCTGCATTTAGTTTTGCTATCTCATCTGCTATCTCAACTGTGTGCTTTCTATTAAATCTTTCAGGGGAAACAACAATAATGTGTCTCAAGTTGTTAAAAATTCCGTTTCCTAAAACCTCATTAGAAAAACAGAGGGAATTTTCAATTTCCTTTTTACCAATTAAAACCATTCCAATCCCGCTTCCAGACGCCAACGGCTTGTTTTGAAGAAGGAAGAATTGATGGTTTTTATCCCTGTTTAAATTAATTGCAAACTCTATCTCTGAAGCCTCTCCTATAGCCTCTGAAGAAATTGTAAGCAACTCAGAAATCAATTGAGAAAAGGGGAAAAACCTGTCTGAAAGAAAATGTTTAAAGGTTAACACCCTTTTCGCCCCAGGTTTTTCAAAGTCAGAAAGCATATTTTCCTCAGGTAAATAGTATTGAGAGACAAAATTTAAAGCCTCGTTTTTCTCAAATTTAGAAACCTTTAACCTCTCAAGGCCTGACAATTCTCCCTTTTTTGCATCAAATTCTGATTCCTCAAGATTAAGAGCATAAAAATACTTCTGACTATTCTTCAAACATTCTTCAGGGGTTACACAAACAGGATCAACTAAAGGATTTTTAGGAGAAATTCTTTTTATAAAATTTGACTCTTCAATTATTCTCCCAAGGCCAAATGCAAGGTAAACAACTCCATCTTCAGGTTTTAAACTTGAAACCGGATAGTAATTGTAACTTTGCGCAACGCCAGAAATTGTCGGGAAAAAGTATTTACCGTAATTTTTACCCACAACCTTTTGTATTAAAACAGCCATCTTTTCTTCGCCTAAATTATAATTTGTGTTTTTTATAAACTTTTTAGCTACCGAAGAAAAAACAGAAGCATAAACAAGTTTAATTGAGGCAATTAGATTAGCAAGCCTGTGCTCAAGTGTTTGCTCATTGTTTGCAAGCATATAGGTTTTGTAAACCCCTGCAAAAGACAGTGTTTGAGAATCTTCAAATATGGAAGAAGACCTGACAGCAATAGGCGTTTTTAATTTTTTTAATAGTTTAATAAGGTCTTTTTCCACCCCTTTAGGCAATTTTGCATTTAAAAACAGATATTTTATCTCTTCATCGCTTTCAATCTCAAAAGCCCTGTCCAATAACTTATTTTTATTCATAAAATCTTCGTAAATGTCAGTTGCAAGCACTGTTGAAAAGGGAACCTTTATGTCAACATCGGAAAATCTTTCTTCAAACCCTGTTTCAGATAACACAGCCTGAATAAAAGAAAGCCCCCTCGCCTTCCCCCCTAAAGATTCATCTCCTATTTTTACAAAAATGGTTGATTCTGCATCAGACAAAGCTTGTAAACTAATAACAGAACTTTGTTTTTTATGTTTAAGGAAATTTACTATTGTGTCTCTAAGGAATTTCTTTATCTCCATTGCATCTTTGAAATCTTCAATACTTTTAGGCCTTAAAACCTCTGCAATTTCAAACTGCGTTCTTGCCCTGAACCAGACTGAAAAGTGATTGTGAGATGCATGGTAAAGCACACTTTCGTCAGGTATATTTAAAATCTTTTCAGCAAACTCTTCTAAAGTCTTAGCCCTGTCAATTACCCTTCCATTTGGAAATTTAAAAACAAAATCCCCAAAACCAAAATCCTTAAGTATATACTTTCTCAGCTGCCCTACCATGTTTTTTGAATGTTTATGGAAAAAGTCAACGCCCAATTTTTTTGCTACTTTTTTATTTTCTAAATTTGAAGATTGCAGAATAACGCTTAAATCTTTAACCTCACTTTTTACCTTTTTTACTAACTCAAAACCTGCCTCCTTATCTAACCTTCCCCCCTTGGGATACTGAACATCTGAAATTATCCCTAAAAGATTTTTTTTATATTTTTCATAAATCTTGATTGCATCTTCAAAAGTCTCAGCAGTCAGAATTTTAGGCCTTGCCTTTACCCTAAAAATCACATCAGATTCGTTTATTGAATCTTTAATTATCTTTCTTGTCTGCTTTAAAATTTCTGTGTATATCAACGGAAGAAAAAATGAATAGTACCTTGGAGAATCCTCAACAACAAGGATAACATTAACCCCTAATTCTGTATCTCTGTCCGCATTCTTCTTATCTTCAATATATTTAATTATTGCAAGAAAAAGTTTTGAATCCCCCATCCAGTAAAAAATCTTATCTATGTATTTCTTCTCTCTTACAAGGATTAACACATCCTTTTCAACAGGGAAATAGGTTAAAAGTACAACCGGTAAATCATCTTTAATCTCTTTAACCTTTTTCCCAAATTCAATTGGGGTCATTTCAGAAAGCCTTGGCATTGTAATAACAAGATCATAACTATTATTCTTAAGAACAGACAGAGCCTCTTTTGCTGAAAACACCCTTGTTATTCTCGGGATATAGTGCAAATCCAATTCAAGAAAATCGTTAAAAATCCTCTTTGTTAATGCACCGTCTTCCTCAAGTATGTAAGCATCGTAAGGGGATGCAACAAGCAATACATCCTGAACATGATACTTCATCAGGTTGTAAAACTTGTCTGCCTTTGAAGAAAAATAATTCTTAAAAAACATAAAGTTTAATCAACAAATTGAAGTTTATAGTACTTTGGATTTAGTTCATCCCCTGTTGCCTCTTTTACAAATCTATCCCACCTATACCTTGCCCCGGGCTTGAATATCTTTTCAATAAAGTATTTGCCTATCTCTTTGTTATCACCTAAAAATGTTTGTTTTATATTGTCAGTGTGGATTATGTTCTTTGCAATATAGAAATTCATCTGTGAAGCAAATAATTCACCTAACATATAGTTGTGATAGTAAACAGGATAGGCTGAAATATGGATTTTAGCCGCCCAATCTGGATTATTCCTGTCTTTCGGTTTTTTAATTAGTTGATACTTTTCCTTTAACTGCCACCAGTAATTGTTAAAGTAATCCACTCCCTTCTCAGGGTGAGCATACATCTCTTTTTCAAACCTTGTTACAACCTGACACCACCTTGAAAAAACAAGTTGCTGGAATTTCTGCATTTTGTAAAGTTGAGGGGCAATATTCTTTGCCTCTCTATCAGACAAACCGCAGTATTTTTTCAAAAACTCAGGGTTCTTAGACTGCCTTCCAAAAAGCATTGCAACAGCCTCTGTTGTAAAGGTATGGCAGGCTTCCCTTAAAACATAGGGCAAATTTTTATCAAGGTATTTGTCATAAACAGCGTGTCCTAACTCGTGTAAAACAGTATCCATCCAGGATTCATTGTCCTTAATATTTGTTAAAATCCTGACATCCCCTTCCCTGTCAATATCGGTGCAAAAAGCATGCTGCATCTTGCCTTCTTTTTCATACAAACTGCTTCTTTCAAGAATATCTGTAACATCAAGCCCAATAGAAGCATAAAAATCCTTTGCTATATTTGCAAGGTCTTTGCCTTTGTAATATTTATCAAGGTTTACACTATCAAATGAAATCCCTTCCTGAAAAAACGGGTCTTCATAATGCCAGGGCATAATTGATTTAGAAGAAATTTTATACCTTCTTGCAAGCATTTTATCAATATCTGCCTTAACCTTCTGGTATTCAGGGGAAATCTCATTATCAAGCTTGTCAAAAAGCCCAATAATCTCCTCTGGTGTTTGCTCCTGAAGTTTAAGAGCCATTTCAAAGTAATCCTTATAACCCAATGACTTAGCAAGTTTATTCCTCAACTTTGCAAGTTCAAGAACATCTTTTGCAACAACCTTGCCAATCTGCT from Thermotomaculum hydrothermale carries:
- a CDS encoding thioredoxin fold domain-containing protein — translated: MKKFFVLFLIMSFIFVSCGKKESVKTKLPQNKKVSEFKEMGNLKWFTEQSFDKALEKAKKENRKLFVVFASKMCGGCELLKYKVFMRDDFKFVLKDLIPVYVEETTDLGKELFEKYKVTKVPTLIVFDSNGKRIISTLGVQLDIDFYKSWLSKAGVFISKDNILNLVKNNRVSFEDAYYFANSLRVSDLDLSVKVFNEIFKNLDTKNLKLKTKALLSFISALKNRYRKNTKNKQEIMTFYREIKSFAETLPDRYENLVLIDLFDLSNQYKGKVDNADKLFSDFSLKILLEKYPNQLANALKILYANGEKKRVFETLERLENVVPKDLSKVECSHQINSVAFIYCKLGLLAKNEKKIEDVKEIGIKLIDFDSRIKKMFKTKQSLIGPIIIYYCQQIGCIENECLTFFKQRLKECDLAYKKIVYGERSYLEVKVYSKLVISFLLKENRIDDSKHFIDFVLNKLSLVKKMKKNTIADFINNMCWNFVEAKYSDDYLISLCQKAISYDNHPLYLDTLANLYFLKGERNKAIETEKQAIDLLKKAKNIKEMRKQAYLKDMEKTLKKFEGKK
- a CDS encoding iron-containing alcohol dehydrogenase; translation: MRDFIFFNPVKVYFGKKCMKYFGNEAKKHGKKALLVYGKGSIKKNGAYHDIVNSLEKAEIEFVEFSGVRPNPVLSHTKEGIELAKKEKVDFIIAAGGGSVIDESKAIAAGAVVDFDVWNFYTGEKTPEKALPLITVLTLPATASEMNMGSVITNEENGLKLSTGAEVLYPKASFLNPNYTMTLPEEQIVYGTVDAISHIVEPYFNHTAEYNILSLNVADGVLKSLKENCENILNEPNNYNFRANHMWSVTVAFNGLIRTGLGRSEFPNHAIEHAISGLFPDVAHGAGLAVVMPAWMRFVKEEKEELLKRFGQNLFKLENHKPDHTIEAFKNWLKSIGAPVSLGEIGIKENDIEKIAEKAYEVMQFWAMDTDKYSKENIEKILTFAL
- a CDS encoding PEP/pyruvate-binding domain-containing protein is translated as MFFKNYFSSKADKFYNLMKYHVQDVLLVASPYDAYILEEDGALTKRIFNDFLELDLHYIPRITRVFSAKEALSVLKNNSYDLVITMPRLSEMTPIEFGKKVKEIKDDLPVVLLTYFPVEKDVLILVREKKYIDKIFYWMGDSKLFLAIIKYIEDKKNADRDTELGVNVILVVEDSPRYYSFFLPLIYTEILKQTRKIIKDSINESDVIFRVKARPKILTAETFEDAIKIYEKYKKNLLGIISDVQYPKGGRLDKEAGFELVKKVKSEVKDLSVILQSSNLENKKVAKKLGVDFFHKHSKNMVGQLRKYILKDFGFGDFVFKFPNGRVIDRAKTLEEFAEKILNIPDESVLYHASHNHFSVWFRARTQFEIAEVLRPKSIEDFKDAMEIKKFLRDTIVNFLKHKKQSSVISLQALSDAESTIFVKIGDESLGGKARGLSFIQAVLSETGFEERFSDVDIKVPFSTVLATDIYEDFMNKNKLLDRAFEIESDEEIKYLFLNAKLPKGVEKDLIKLLKKLKTPIAVRSSSIFEDSQTLSFAGVYKTYMLANNEQTLEHRLANLIASIKLVYASVFSSVAKKFIKNTNYNLGEEKMAVLIQKVVGKNYGKYFFPTISGVAQSYNYYPVSSLKPEDGVVYLAFGLGRIIEESNFIKRISPKNPLVDPVCVTPEECLKNSQKYFYALNLEESEFDAKKGELSGLERLKVSKFEKNEALNFVSQYYLPEENMLSDFEKPGAKRVLTFKHFLSDRFFPFSQLISELLTISSEAIGEASEIEFAINLNRDKNHQFFLLQNKPLASGSGIGMVLIGKKEIENSLCFSNEVLGNGIFNNLRHIIVVSPERFNRKHTVEIADEIAKLNAEFKENREHYILIVPGRLGSSNPLNGIPVNFNDISNAQVIVEYTKEDFRVEPSKGNHFFQKMLASKIAYFYIDHLNKEQRLDWDFIKKLNILNKTKYLDVYSSDLPFITKIDGKKGIGLIKKPV